cagtgatggttaacgtggCTGTGGAGCCAGATGAGGATCCGGAGAATCGtgaagggatgtctgagggtctctGATTGTCATTGTAGATGACAGTGACAGGGgcactgccaggaaccttctgctggtaccagccaacattgtagctgctgctgctgctaaccccggagcaggtgatctggacaGTTTGTCCCACAttcgctgacacggagggtggctgagtcagcgctgcctggaccagggaacctggagagggagagaaaagaggggagaagacgggggtcagccagtgcctcaccagcacagccctccacgggcagcagggtggggaacgCCAAAGTCAAAGGAGAACAGAAATGGACATGATCACAGGGAaatttggggagcagagcccagcccaacatattgcagcacagaggcagctctggcagcagcagcaggacgtgGTCATCAGCAGCAAGAGCCCGTGGGGTGGCAGACAATGTCACACTGTGAACTTTGAAGGGACCGGGACAATGGTCCCCAGCCACAAAGTCACCTCCAGTTCTCTGGGACACAAAAGGGAGCACATTCATGGCCATGGTGGTGCAGAGGGGACAGGAACCTGCCTCAGACCCACAGCCTCAACTCTGCTCAGCCAGGAGGTAGAAGGACAGAAAACCTTCCCCTGATTTAGGAGTTAGTCTCTCATGTCCTATTACTTGTTGTCACCAGACaccatagctgctgctgctgtcccagttaccacagtaatagacagcctcgtcctcggcttggaccccagtgatggttaacgtgccTGTGGAGCCAGACTTGGATCCGGAGAATCGcgaagggatgtctgagggtctctTGTTGCTGCTATAGATCACAGTGACAGGccactgccaggaaccttctgctggtaccagccaaCACCATCACTGCTGCTAGCCCCAGAGCAGGTGATCTGGAGGGTTTGTCCCACATTCGCTGACACcgagggtggctgagtcagcgctgcctggaccagggaacctggagagggagaggagagaggggagaagacgggggtcagccagtgccccaccagcacagcccttcccggGCAGCAGGACAGGGATGGGACCCCTCTGCTCAAAGGCCCCGGATGGGTACAGCGAGTCTGGCCAGGGCACCTGAGCCATGCGTGAGCAGCGTAAAGAGGAGAGGGGCTCAGGCCATGGCACGATCCCACCAGCTCCGCATCCCCACACTGACTGGGTGGTGCCATGGACTCCAACTCCCTGTTAAGCCCCCACCTGCCCAGGCACGGCCCCTCCATGCCAATGTGGCCCTGCAATGTTCCCTTGCAGCTCCGGTCCCAGTGATCCCCCTGCCCACTACAGGCACGTCTCTGGCCCACCAAAGACACCAAGATCACGCTGGGCTGTCTGCTCTGTGGGCCACTCAGCTGGGAAAACCAGGTCCTGCTTCGCACCAGGGCACCACAACCGGGTTTCTCTCAGGATCCATAAGACCATGACCGCTGGACCGGGGTGTCCAGGCAAATGCTCCTCAACTCTGCTTTTGGCAAAAACAACCTCAGCCGAGACACGTGCCGAGGGACGGCAGGACCGCTTTTCTACCCTGCCTTGCTGAAGCATCCTCTGCAGCCGCCTTTGCCCGGCCCGCGACCCTGGCATCACCCACCCACCCTTAGAGCATCCCTCTGCGGCAGCACAGCTCCTCCAGCCgcgctccccttcccctcccgctTCTCCGCAGGGCTCCGCACCCGCGGCCGGCCCAGCACCgcaccagcaccaccactgcAGGCCCGTGATCCGAGACGTCCCTGGCCGGGGGCCACGATGCCTCCAGCACCGCAGACGCTCCCACTTCTCAGCAGCACCACGGGGACGAGGAGCAGTGCTCCGGCCTCTGCTACCTGTGGAGCATGAGGGCAAACGCCCAGCTCCGCACACCGGCACAGAGCTCTCCACACCGCTCTTCCCAGACCTGCCTCTGCCTTTCCGTGCTGCCCTAAGCAGGAGGTGGGATGAGTCTGCCGAAGCAGAGTCCTTGGGCATCTCTGACAGAGCCCGAAATGTTTCAGGGCCGTGTCTCgggaagaaaactgcagcttCCTGTCCTCCCTCGCAGCCCCCTCACACCAAATGCCAGACCCCCTTCACCTCTTAGAAGCATAATGAACGGGACCCACATGCCCAAAGAAAGGAATTTATTATTCTATGCctgttgttttacagaagagCTTCGGTGCCAAGCTACCACCACCCTCTGTGATTCCCTTAGGCCAGGAACACAGCAGCTCCTCCTTAGACACAGGGTATTTTCCACAGGCCTCTTAATCAGCAGTTGCTTCTGCTTCACCTGCGGGTTGGGAACCAAGACTAACGTTTTCTCACAAGCTCACGAGCAGTAGAGCGATGCGGCTGCTCTACAGCCCAACacgccgcagcagcagcacccccccATGGCCTGCCTCCCCTTCGACTTCACCGGAGAGAGAAGGAATGCACGGCGGGGAGAAGCCAACGAGCAGGCCTGAACGTCATTCAGTACTTCTTGAAGTCCATTCTTTCTACTTTCACATCACCCTCAATTAGTTGGTATACATAAGTCACAACTGTGGAAGCCTGGATGTCCATCAGCACAAACAAAGGGATGATGttcctggaaagaaaacatactttgtcAACCTTTCCAGTTAGCTCACACTTCTTGCTCTTACAGACCTTCTGCTTATGTATTCTAATACACTGCATTGCCAAGGGCTGCAGGGATCTGGGAAACACTGCAGTTTGCAGGTACTGACAACAGCGTCTCAGGCAGAGTTACACTCAGCCTACAACAGCCCTCGAGGCTACTCAACAGCCTACGTCGTGTCAGGCTCAGGCATTTAAGCCGACACTGCCTCCAGAAGCCTGATTTCCTGCCAAATATTAGCACGCGGCCTCTGGGAAGACACCAGAAAGCAAAACGCCTTCAAGAAGCTGCTGCAACTCACCCCTCTCTGGGCCCAGGAGGCAGCCCCAGACACTCCAGTGCTGGGCTGCCATGCCCAACACGTGGGCCAAGTCAAACCCTGGGAGCAGGGGAGCCCCGCTGCGTACCCCGGGAAGCGAGAGGGCTGGCCTTCTGGCGAGAAGGCTACCCAACAGTAAATGAATACACAGCACCCGCGCCAACATCACAttttgcaggcaggagcagcgGGCCGCACCACAGGTCTGCGCTACCAGAAGCTGTGTCACGTCCACATCCTCCAGCACCACCGTCACGATCGCTGCCACCCACGCACAGCGGACAGTAACAGTCGACCCAGACCACCCACCATGGCCATCCAGCGGGGCAGCTGGGTGCTGATCAGCCCGGCCGTCCTGGGCAgcacagtaatagacagcctcgtcctcggcttggaccccagtgatggttaacgtgccTGTGGAGCCAGACTGGGTTCCAGAGAATCGTGAAGGGATGTCCGACGGTCTCTGGTTGTTCCTGTAGATCACAGTGATAGGGgcactgccaggaaccttctgctggtaccagccGTAATAAGCATagctgctcccagagcaggtgatctggacgtTTTGTCCCACgttcgctgacacggagggtggctgagtcagcgctgcctggaccagggaacctggagagggagaggggagagggagaggggagaggggagaagacgggggtcagccagtgccccactAGCACAGCCCTCCCGGACcggcaggatggggatgggaccCCTGTGCTCAAAgaccctggctgggtgcagtGAGTCTGGCTGTGGCACATGAGCCGTGGGCGAGCACCGcacggaggagagggagaaggccAGCCACGCATCAGGTACCCAGGTGGAAGGTCccaaaatattctattctattctattctattctattctattctattctattctattctattctgtcctgtcctgtcctgtcctgtcctgtcctgtcctatcccctctcctccccaaatgaCAGGGGATGGGCACAGACCTGGGGCTCTAAGGGATGGCCAATCCAGGACACTGGGCACAGCCACCTGTAGCACAGGGCAGGGCCATGGTGGTGACCTGCCCCACCATCAAACAGGGACAGCAGAGACTTCTAACTGGCTCCTGTGATGGCAGGAGGTTTTTGTATCACTTCCCCATTGCCCTGTCTCCCCATTGTAGCTGCTGTCGTAGgcaccacagtaatagacagcctcgtcctcggcttggaccccagtgatggttgATGTGCTTGTTGAGCCAGACTTGGATCCAGAGAATCGtgaagggatgtctgagggtctctGGTTGTTGCTGTAGATCACAGTGACAGGGccactgccaggaaccttctgctgaTGCCAGCTGTAGTAACCATAGCTGCTCccggagcaggtgatctggacggtttgtcccaggttcgctgacacggagggtggctgagtcagcgctgcctggaccagggaacctggagagggagaggagagaggggagaagatgggggtcagccagtgccccaccagcacagccttccccaggcagcagggtggggaacgCCAAAGTCAGAGGAGAACAGAAGCGGACACGATCACAGGGAAATTTAAGGAGCAGGGCCCAGCCCAACATattgcagcacagaggcagctctggcagcagcagcaggacgtggtcagcagcagcaagagcccgTGGGGTGGCAGACAATGTCACACTGTGAACTTCGAAGGGACCATGGCAATGGTCCCCAGCCACAAAGTCACATCCAGTCCTCTGGCACACAAAAGGGATGACATTGACAACCATGGTGGTGCAGAGGGGACAGGAAcctgcctcagccccacagccacagctctgcttgtccaggaggagaggagcagaaaacCTTCCCCTGATTTAGGGTCTGTGTCTCATGTCCTATTACTTGTTGTCACCAGACACCATAGCTGCTGCTGCCGTCGTAGccaccacagtaatagacagcctcgtcctcggcttggaccccagtgatggttaacgtgcctgtggagccagaattggatccggagaatcgtgaagggatgtctgagggtctctTGTTGTTAGTATAGATCACAGTGACGGGGgcactgccaggaaccttctgctggtaccagccatAGCTGTAGCTGCTCccggagcaggtgatctggacggtttgtcccacgttcgctgacacggagggtggctgagtcagcgctgcctggactagggaacctggagagggagaggagagaggggagaagacgggggtcagccagtgccccaccagcacagccctccacgGGTGTCGGATGGGGCCCCTGTGCCCAAAAGCCATGGTACTACTGAGGAAACCAGAGTCCCTGGGGCACTGCGAGGAGAACGTGCAGAACCAGCAGGACGGAGCTGCCAGCAGcgagaggcagcagggcaggtgacAAGGCAATGCCATGCCTTTTGTAGGGACAGGCACGAGGTGTCCACAGCTCCAGAGTCACCTCCCGCTCCGTGAGGCACAACTGGGAGGACATTTACAGCCGTGGCCATGCAGAGGGGACACAAAcctggcccagccccacagccctgctcagccatgaaggagaagggcagaaaacCCCCATTTTTAACTCCTCTATAGCTCACTTCCACATCTCTTTGTCACTGTAACAGCATaactgctgctgtcccagccaaaacagtaatagacagcctcaTCCTCGACTTGGAAAACAGTGACGGTTAATGTGCTGGTCGTGCCAGATTTGGATGCAGAgaagggatgtctgagggtctaTTGTCATTCCAGTAGATGACAGTAACAGGGGGACTGCCAGGTGccttctgctggtaccagccaaTAGAACTGTTGATGTTAAACCCGGAGCAGATGATCCTGATGGTTTGTCCCAGAATCACTGACATGGAGAGTGGCTGAGTCATCactgcctggaccagggaacctggtgatgagaggaaagcagatgagggtcagccagtgccccaccagcacagccctccacgggcagcagggtggggaacgCCAAAGTCAGAGCACAACAGAACCAGACACGATCACAAGGAaatttggggagcagagcccagcccaacATATTGCAGCtcagaggcagctctggcagcagcagcaggacgtggtcagcagcagcaagagcccgTGGGGTGGCAGACAGTGTCACACTGTGAACTTTGAAGGGACCATGGCAATGGTCCCCAGCCACAAAGTCACCTCCAGTTCTCTGGGACACAAAAGGGAGCACATTCACTGCCATGGTGGTGCAGAGAGGACAGAAcctgcctcagccccacagccacagctCCCCTCGGCCAGGAGGTAGAAGGGCAGAAAACCTTCCCCTGATTTAGGAGTTAGTCTCTCATGTCCTATTACTTGTTGTCACCAGACaccatagctgctgctgctgtcccagttaccacagtaatagacagcctcgtcctcggcttggaccccagtgatggttaacgtggCTGTGGAGCCAGATGTAGATCCAGAGAATCGcgaagggatgtctgagggtctgTTGCTGTAAGCATAGATGACAGTGACGCTGCCAGGTGTATTCTGCTGGTACCAACCAACATAACCATAACCGCTGCTGCTGCTAACccggagcaggtgatctggacaGTTTGTCCCGGGTTCGCTGACACCGAGGGTGGctgagtgtattggctttgtgtggcaaggttttggtagcaggtggggttacaggggtggtttctgtaagaagctgctggaagcttccactgtgtctgacagagccaataccactcagctctaagacggacccgctgccagccaaggccgagccaatcagcgatagtggtaacgcctctgtgataacatttttaagaagggaaaatgttgttgggacagacagaaacggcagccggagagaggagtgagaacatgtgagagaaacaaccctgcagacaccaaggtcggtgaagaaggagggggaggagatgctccaggcgccagagcagacattcccctgcagcccgtggggaagcccatggtgaggcaggctgtccccctgcagtccatggaggtccacggtggagcagatatccacctgcagcccgtggaggaccccacgccggagcaggtgggttcccgaaggaggctgtgaccccgtgggaaccccacgctggagcaggctcctggcaggacctgcggatctgtggagagaggagcccacggagcaggttttctggaaggacttgtgaccccgtgggggacccacgctggagcagtgagCTCCTGAacgactgcacgctgtggaaaggacccacgctggagcagttggtgaagaactgcggcccgtgggaaggacccactttggagaagttcgtggaggactgtctcctgtgggagggaccccacgctggagcaggggaagagtgtgatgagtcctccccctgaggaggatgaagcggcagaaaataacgtgtgatgaactgaccataaaccccatccccgtccccctgtgctgctgggaggggttggtagagaatccgggagtgaagttgtgcccgggacgcagggaggggtagagggaaggtgttttgagatttggttttatttctcatttccctaCTCttgttgatttgtaataaattgagttaattttccccaagctgagtctgttttgcccgtgacggtaactggtgagttgatctctcctgtccttatctcgacccacaagccctttgttatattttctctcccctgtccagctgaggaaggggagtgatagagcgactttggtgggcacctggcatccagccagcgtcaacccaccacactgagtCAGCACAGCCTGGACCAGGGAATCTGGGCTGAAAACCTACCTCTGATTTAGGAGTCTGTGTCTCATGTCCTATTACTTCTTGTCACCAGACACCATAGGTGCTGCTGCTGTCCAAGctaccacagtaatagacagcctcgtcctcggcttggaccccagtgatggttaacgtgccTGTGGAGCCAGATGTAGATCCGGAGAATCGTGAACGGATGTCCGAGGGTCTCTTGTTGTTTTCGTAGATGACAGTGACAGGGccactgccaggaaccttctgctggaACCAGCCAACATCATCGCTAGCCCcagagcaggtgatctggacggtTTGTCCCACGTTCACTGACAtggagggtggctgagtcagcgctgcctggaccagggaacctggagaggagaggagagaggggagaagatgggggtcagccagtgccccaccagcacagccctcccggaccggcaggatggggatgggaccCCTCTGCTCAAAGATCCTGGATGGGTGCAGTGAGTATGGCTGTGGCACATGAGCCATGGGCAAGCATTGTGCGGAGGAGAGGGAGGCGGCCAGCCCACGCATCAGGTACCCAGGTGGAAGGTCCCAAACTATAATATAATATTCTATTCTactctgttctattctattctattctattctattctattctattctattctattctattctattctattctattctattctattctattctattctattctatcgtatcctatcctatcctatcctaccctgtcctgtcctgtcctgtcctgtcctgtcctgtcctatcccctctcctccccaaatgaCAGGGGATGGGCACAGACCTGGGGCTCTAAGGGATGGCCAATCCAGGACACTGGGCACAGCCACCTGTAGTACAGGGCAGGGCCATGGTGGTGACCTGCCCCACCATCAAACGGGGACAGCAGAGAATTCTAACTGGTTCCTGTGATGGCAGGAGGTTTTTGTGTTACTTCCCCATTGCCCTGTCTCaccattgctgctgctgtcctcgccaccacagtaatagacagcgtcgtcctcggcttggaccccagtgatggttaacgtgccTGTGGAGCCAGACTTGGATCCGGAGAATCGTGAAGGGATGCCCGAGGGTCTCTGGTTGTCATTGTAGATCACAGTGACAGGggtgctgccaggaaccttctgctggtaccagccaaCATCATCGCTGCTGCTACCCccggagcaggtgatctggacggtTTGTCGCACgttcgctgacacggagggtggctgagtcagcgctgcctggactagggaacctggagagggagaggagagaggggagaagatgggggtcagccagtgccccaccagcacagccctccacgGGTGTCAGATGGGGCCCCTGTGCCCAAAGCCATGGTACTACTGAGGAAACCAGAGTCCCTGGGGCACTGCGAGGAGAACGTGCAGAACCAGCAGGACGGAGCTGCCAGCAGcgagaggcagcagggcaggtgacAAGGCAATGCCATGCCTTTTGTAGGGGCAGGCACGAGGTGTCCACAGCTCCAGAGTCACCTCCCGCTCCGTGAGGCACAACTGGGAGGACATTTACAGCCATGGCCATGCAGAGGGGACACAAACCTTGCCCAGCCcgagccccacagccctgctcagccatgaaggagaagggcagaaaacTCCCATTTTTAACTCCTGTGTATCTCACTCCCACATCTTATTGTTACTACATACAGTGTAACTGCCGCTGTCCCTGctaccacagtaatagacagcctcgtccttggcttggaccccagtgatggttaacgtggCTGTGGAGCCAGATGTAGATCCGGAGAATCGTGAAGGGATGCCTGAGGGTCTTTTGTTGTCGTAGTAGACGACGGTGACAGGGGCACTGCTGGGTACCTTCTGCTGGAACCAGCGAACATAACCATAACCGCTGCTGCTGCTACCCccggagcaggtgatctggacaGTTT
Above is a genomic segment from Harpia harpyja isolate bHarHar1 chromosome 9, bHarHar1 primary haplotype, whole genome shotgun sequence containing:
- the LOC128146545 gene encoding LOW QUALITY PROTEIN: uncharacterized protein LOC128146545 (The sequence of the model RefSeq protein was modified relative to this genomic sequence to represent the inferred CDS: deleted 1 base in 1 codon), which gives rise to MVSGDNKFPGPGSADSATLRVSEPGTNRPDHLLREQLWLLQLASAEGSWQWPVTVIYSNNQRPSDIPSRFSGSKSGSTSTSTITGVQAEDEAVYYCGAYDSSYNGETGQWGSSLVQAALTQPPSVSANVGQNVQITCSGSSYAYYGWYQQKVPGSAPITVIYRNNQRPSDIPSRFSGTQSGSTGTLTITGVQAEDEAVYYCAAQDGRADQHPAAPLDGHGGWSGSTVTVRCAWVAAIVTVVLEDVDVTQLLVAEAGALLLVPVVLLRSGSVCGAGGIVAPGQGRLGSRACSGGAGAVLGRPRVRSPAEKREGKGSAAGGAVLPQRDALRVGG